A window of Alkalispirochaeta americana contains these coding sequences:
- a CDS encoding HD-GYP domain-containing protein: MKTIATSQLSEGLYITREAFLDEKYILLSPEIPLDASLLERLEQWHFQEIQSEGELAETPALGNAGPVAMEDAPLAAIDHGRRDGREMGKAQKKYVAHLHFAEQLFGHYLQNGILQTNQIHEKIKLLLEDLRNQKQYLLRIPELGGVTVNYIVDHAVKTAIVAMATGSSMKLPPHRLIELGTVGLLHEIGMIRLPSQLYMSNRELNPREKKAISTHPVLGFKILRQFDFPLQICLGVLECRENVDGSGYPRNLPANKISIYGKIMNAASTFAAMASPRPYRPAIDGHTIMKTLLTGVNTSYDNTVLQAMIGTFSLFPYGTYVQLASGHRAIVIDITPGKARAPKVQILTDPKGTIVREQPVTETETEQYAVTGVLSHQEVTRLKNAL; the protein is encoded by the coding sequence ATGAAAACAATCGCCACATCTCAGCTTTCCGAGGGGCTCTACATCACCAGAGAGGCCTTTCTTGATGAGAAATATATCCTCCTCTCTCCGGAAATACCTCTGGACGCATCCCTGCTTGAGCGGCTGGAGCAATGGCACTTTCAGGAGATCCAGAGCGAGGGAGAACTTGCGGAAACGCCCGCTCTCGGAAACGCCGGCCCGGTGGCAATGGAAGACGCCCCTCTTGCGGCAATCGATCACGGCCGGCGCGACGGCCGGGAGATGGGAAAAGCCCAAAAAAAATATGTCGCCCATCTGCATTTTGCCGAACAGCTTTTCGGCCACTACCTTCAAAACGGCATCCTTCAGACCAACCAGATCCACGAGAAAATCAAGCTCCTTCTGGAAGACCTGCGAAACCAGAAGCAATACCTTTTGCGCATACCCGAGCTGGGCGGCGTCACGGTAAACTACATTGTGGACCACGCCGTAAAAACAGCAATTGTCGCGATGGCCACGGGTTCCTCCATGAAGCTCCCCCCCCATCGGCTTATCGAACTTGGCACGGTGGGGCTCCTCCACGAGATCGGCATGATCCGACTCCCCAGCCAGCTCTACATGAGCAACCGGGAGCTGAATCCCCGCGAGAAAAAGGCGATCTCCACTCACCCCGTCCTGGGGTTCAAGATTCTGCGCCAATTCGATTTTCCTTTGCAAATTTGTCTGGGTGTCCTGGAATGCCGGGAAAACGTGGATGGCTCGGGATACCCCAGAAACCTTCCAGCCAACAAGATCTCGATCTACGGGAAGATCATGAACGCTGCCAGCACCTTTGCCGCCATGGCATCACCCCGTCCCTACCGGCCCGCCATCGACGGCCACACCATCATGAAAACCCTTTTGACGGGGGTGAATACCTCCTACGACAACACCGTTCTTCAGGCCATGATCGGAACATTTTCGCTCTTTCCCTACGGGACCTACGTGCAGCTTGCCTCGGGGCACCGGGCGATCGTCATTGACATCACGCCCGGCAAGGCACGAGCCCCGAAGGTACAGATCCTCACCGATCCAAAGGGAACGATCGTGCGGGAACAACCAGTAACGGAAACAGAAACCGAACAGTACGCCGTCACAGGCGTTCTCAGCCATCAAGAGGTAACGCGTCTCAAAAACGCTCTCTAG
- a CDS encoding nucleoside kinase, with protein MNTISIALAGSPAVTLPQGTSVESALLQAGYVPDEASPVIAAFVNNEVRALSYQIHINATVAPILHDEPEGQRVYRRSLCYVLAIAASRACQGRRLLIGHALGNAYFYSFDGEAATPELLEALKKEFSTIVADDKPIERGVIAYTEALTFFRSHRMEDAALLVERHNYSEVPVYRCGDFMDLSHGPLAARTGVLQLYRIEAFHDGFLLIFPGSRAPREIQPEHRSEMLFQIYREYKQWGRILGISSVGQLNRLTEQGQVKEFIRVAEALHDKKIAQIADSLAESIHATGGAGKVALIAGPSSSGKTTFTKKLAVQLTVVGLVPVVISLDDYFVPREKTPKNPDGSYNFEHIEAIDIDLLNQHLLALFAGDEIDVRTFNFKTGQPEYRGAKLSLPERGVLVMEGIHGLNDALTPRIPREQKYKIYVSALTQLNLDDHNRIATTDNRLIRRIVRDHQFRGHSATATLEMWPSVRRGERQNIFPFQDSADSTFNTALDYELGVLRNHAEPLLRQVKPTDSVYHEAVRLQTFLKNFTVIPQKLVPQESILREFIGESGFHY; from the coding sequence ATGAACACCATCTCCATTGCTCTAGCCGGTTCTCCTGCCGTGACCCTTCCCCAGGGAACATCGGTAGAATCAGCATTGCTTCAGGCAGGCTACGTTCCGGATGAGGCTTCCCCGGTCATAGCAGCCTTTGTCAACAACGAAGTCCGGGCCCTCAGCTACCAGATTCATATCAACGCCACCGTGGCCCCTATTCTGCACGATGAACCCGAGGGACAGCGGGTCTACCGGCGCAGCCTCTGTTACGTCCTGGCTATCGCCGCGTCTCGAGCCTGCCAGGGTCGGCGGCTGCTCATCGGCCATGCCCTGGGAAACGCCTACTTCTATTCCTTTGACGGGGAAGCAGCCACCCCGGAACTGCTGGAGGCCCTGAAGAAGGAATTTTCCACGATCGTTGCCGACGACAAGCCGATAGAAAGAGGGGTAATCGCCTACACTGAAGCACTGACGTTCTTCAGGTCTCACCGCATGGAGGATGCAGCCCTTCTGGTGGAACGCCACAATTACAGCGAGGTGCCGGTGTATCGTTGCGGAGATTTCATGGACCTCTCCCACGGGCCTCTGGCTGCCCGTACGGGGGTGCTGCAACTCTACCGGATCGAGGCGTTTCACGACGGTTTCCTGCTGATCTTTCCCGGCTCACGCGCTCCCCGGGAGATTCAACCCGAACATCGCAGCGAGATGCTCTTCCAGATCTACCGGGAGTACAAGCAGTGGGGACGAATCCTGGGGATATCCTCGGTGGGGCAACTGAACCGCCTGACAGAGCAGGGCCAGGTCAAGGAGTTTATCCGCGTGGCCGAGGCACTCCATGACAAAAAGATCGCACAGATCGCCGACAGCCTTGCCGAGAGCATCCACGCCACGGGGGGCGCCGGCAAAGTCGCCCTCATCGCGGGCCCTTCCTCGTCGGGAAAGACGACTTTCACCAAAAAACTTGCGGTACAGCTTACCGTGGTGGGACTGGTACCGGTGGTGATTTCACTGGATGATTACTTTGTTCCCCGGGAGAAGACACCAAAAAACCCCGATGGCTCCTACAACTTTGAGCATATCGAGGCCATCGATATCGATCTGCTGAATCAGCACCTGCTGGCACTCTTTGCGGGGGATGAGATCGATGTACGAACCTTCAACTTCAAAACAGGTCAGCCCGAATACCGGGGGGCAAAACTCTCTCTCCCCGAGCGGGGAGTTCTCGTCATGGAAGGGATTCACGGGCTGAACGACGCCCTCACCCCGCGCATCCCCCGGGAGCAAAAATACAAAATCTATGTGTCGGCCCTGACTCAGCTCAATCTGGACGACCACAACCGAATTGCCACGACCGATAACCGCCTGATCCGGCGCATTGTGCGGGACCACCAGTTCCGCGGGCACAGCGCCACAGCCACGCTGGAGATGTGGCCCTCGGTGCGCCGGGGGGAGAGACAGAACATTTTTCCCTTCCAGGACTCAGCAGATTCCACGTTTAATACCGCTCTGGATTACGAGTTGGGGGTCCTGCGGAACCACGCTGAACCCCTGCTGCGCCAGGTCAAACCCACTGATTCGGTCTACCACGAGGCGGTTCGGCTGCAAACATTTCTGAAAAACTTCACCGTGATACCCCAAAAACTGGTGCCCCAGGAATCAATCCTCCGGGAGTTTATCGGGGAGAGCGGTTTTCATTACTAA
- the aat gene encoding leucyl/phenylalanyl-tRNA--protein transferase — MEYLDEHRRVCFPDPSEADHWGLLAVGGNLSPGFLLSAYEQGAFPWYEEEPILWFSPNPRFVLFLDSFHAGKRLGRTLKNAPWRISFDRDFSGVISACGEPRRNEKGTWITGEMQTAYEELHRLGWAHSVEVWHDDALVGGLYGVSLGGCFSGESMFSRERDASKAALVALAGLLSQWTVSFIDCQMETAHLASFGACQVPRETFLAFLKEARGRQGGAPRRSWSSCDGASSLARGLSLSNENRSPR; from the coding sequence ATGGAGTACCTTGACGAGCACCGGCGGGTTTGCTTTCCCGATCCCTCTGAGGCGGATCACTGGGGGCTTCTTGCGGTGGGAGGAAACCTGTCGCCGGGATTTTTGCTCTCGGCCTACGAGCAGGGGGCGTTCCCCTGGTATGAGGAAGAGCCGATCCTCTGGTTTTCGCCAAACCCACGGTTCGTGCTGTTTCTCGATTCCTTTCATGCAGGAAAACGCCTGGGCCGAACCCTGAAGAATGCCCCCTGGCGAATATCCTTTGATCGGGACTTCTCCGGGGTGATCTCAGCCTGCGGAGAACCCCGACGGAACGAGAAAGGAACCTGGATCACCGGGGAGATGCAGACTGCCTACGAAGAGCTCCATCGTCTGGGCTGGGCCCACTCTGTTGAGGTTTGGCACGATGATGCCCTGGTGGGGGGGCTCTACGGGGTCTCTCTGGGGGGCTGCTTTTCGGGAGAGTCCATGTTTTCCCGGGAGCGTGATGCCAGCAAAGCCGCCCTGGTTGCGCTGGCAGGACTTCTTTCGCAGTGGACGGTTTCGTTCATCGACTGCCAAATGGAAACGGCTCATCTGGCATCCTTCGGTGCCTGCCAGGTGCCCCGGGAAACCTTTCTGGCCTTCCTCAAGGAGGCTCGGGGGCGGCAGGGCGGGGCGCCCCGCAGAAGCTGGAGCTCCTGTGACGGCGCTTCCTCGCTTGCCCGGGGCCTTTCCCTTAGTAATGAAAACCGCTCTCCCCGATAA